A stretch of the Arachis stenosperma cultivar V10309 chromosome 6, arast.V10309.gnm1.PFL2, whole genome shotgun sequence genome encodes the following:
- the LOC130933798 gene encoding uncharacterized protein LOC130933798, whose amino-acid sequence MEDSINQEATADNNDSVNNNMPADTPISNDAANPNSRSANDSQSQGSSNLRGKTDLAWKYVALQTVNGKPQYQCLFCLQVFNGGGIHRMKKHLAKVTGDVKKCPKVPYDVEKQMESLLKDIQASKKKRKVSFGEEGGDEVEDAIDEAIQEQEQQHTSNQQGVGGDPKKKAKVIPPIFAPRTTPGAQPSIKSVLQNKEAIHEVDKRFARWLLDCKIPFNAVMSPYFQDMLDGVAGIGPGYKGPSYDKLRVHLLADLKRESQMLVDSYRSAWKETGCTLMADGWTDQRQRTLINFLVYCSKGLCFVKSVDASSMVKNASHLCTLFSEVIEWIGPNNIVHVVTDNAANYVAAGRLINRKYDNIYWSPCAAQCLNLILKDISSMAHISNLATRASKITVFVYNHTVFLSWLRQKPHWREIVRPGATRFATVFITLKSIFDRKKELQQLVVDSIFTDHKLGRSVTGRAVSAIILDAKFWDDCFTVCKLVGPLIYLLRVVDADDPPSLGYVYEGMLRAEDVIKEMFRQSKTAYQPYTDIINSRWDKHLKKDLYAAAYFLNPKVFFNENYKEAPDVMRGLLDLVTLYCKCNNLDSVQAMKEIHLYRDRKESFDRQEVIPAASELKPDEWWRLFGGSAPCLQKIAIRILSQASASSGCNICFMKYYIVSFVTEEVVEKEPDLPSNVDDLLREIDADLYQSGGGSSGLYAASLSSADQVGNEGEDHPTEADLQQVLADFD is encoded by the exons atggAAGATAGTATTAATCAAGAAGCAACTGCTGATAACAATGATTCTGTGAATAATAACATGCCTGCCGATACTCCTATTTCGAATGATGCTGCTAATCCTAATTCCCGTAGTGCTAACGATAGTCAGTCACAAGGTTCTTCGAACCTTAGGGGAAAAACAGATTTAGCTTGGAAATATGTTGCTCTACAAACAGTGAATGGAAAACCACAGTATCAATGTTTATTTTGTCTACAAGTTTTCAATGGAGGTGGAATTCACAGGATGAAGAAACATCTAGCAAAGGTTACCGGAGACGTGAAAAAATGTCCTAAAGTTCCATATGATGTGGAAAAACAGATGGAAAGTTTGTTGAAAGATATTCAGGccagcaaaaagaaaagaaaagtaagtTTTGGTGAAGAGGGTGGTGATGAGGTAGAGGATGCAATTGATGAGGCAATCCAAGAACAGGAACAGCAGCATACCTCGAATCAGCAAGGAGTTGGAGGCGATCCAAAGAAAAAAGCCAAAGTCATTCCTCCTATATTTGCACCAAGAACAACTCCAGGAGCTCAACCAAGTATTAAGAGTGTTTTGCAAAACAAAGAGGCGATACACGAGGTTGATAAACGATTTGCTCGGTGGCTTTTGGATTGTAAAATTCCATTTAATGCTGTGATGTCGCCATATTTCCAAGATATGTTGGATGGTGTTGCTGGTATTGGACCTGGTTACAAGGGGCCTTCTTATGATAAGTtaagggttcatttgttggctGATCTTAAAAGAGAAAGTCAAATGCTAGTTGATAGTTATAGGAGTGCATGGAAGGAAACTGGATGTACCCTCATGGCTGATGGTTGGACAGATCAAAGACAAAGGACGTTAATCAATTTCTTGGTGTATTGTTCTAAAGGTTTGTGCTTTGTGAAATCAGTAGATGCTTCCAGTATGGTAAAAAATGCTTCACACTTGTGTACTTTATTTTCTGAGGTGATTGAATGGATTGGCCCAAATAATATTGTGCATGTTGTGACTGACAATGCGGCCAATTATGTTGCTGCTGGTAGGCTTATCAATAGAAAATATGATAATATCTATTGGTCACCATGTGCTGCTCAGTGCcttaatcttattttaaaagatataagcAGCATGGCGCATATTTCTAACCTTGCAACTCGTGCTTCAAAGATCACAGTATTTGTGTACAATCATACGGTTTTCTTATCTTGGCTAAGACAAAAACCTCATTGGAGAGAAATTGTACGTCCTGGTGCAACCCGGTTTGCAACTGTGTTTATTACATTGAAGAGCATCTTTGACCGTAAAAAGGAGTTGCAACAATTGGTTGTAGATTCAATTTTCACTGATCACAAATTAGGAAGGAGTGTTACTGGTAGAGCTGTGAGTGCTATCATTCTGGACGCCAAATTTTGGGACGATTGCTTTACTGTATGTAAACTTGTGGGCCCTCTGATTTACTTGCTGAGGGTTGTTGATGCTGATGACCCCCCATCTTTGGGATATGTTTATGAAGGAATGCTAAGGGCAGAAGATGTAATTAAGGAGATGTTTAGGCAATCCAAGACTGCATATCAGCCGTACACAGATATTATCAACTCAAGATGGGACAAGCATTTGAAGAAAGATCTTTATGCGGCAGCTTACTTCCTGAATCCTAAAGtcttttttaatgaaaattataAAGAAGCACCTGATGTTATGCGAGGTTTGCTTGATCTTGTTACCTTGTATTGCAAGTGTAACAATTTGGATTCAGTTCAGGCAATGAAAGAAATACATTTATATAGAGATCGGAAGGAAAGTTTTGATAGACAAGAAGTTATTCCAGCTGCATCTGAACTTAAGCCTG ATGAATGGTGGAGGTTATTCGGAGGCTCTGCTCCATGTCTACAAAAGATAGCTATTCGCATTCTTAGCCAAGCATCTGCTTCTTCTGGGT GTAATATATGTTTCATGAAATACTATATTGTTTCATTT GTGACTGAAGAGGTTGTAGAGAAAGAGCCTGATCTTCCTAGTAATGTGGATGACTTATTGC gtgAAATTGATGCTGATTTATATCAAAGTGGCGGTGGTAGTAGTGGTCTTTATGCTGCATCTCTTTCTTCTGCTGATCAGGTTGGGAATGAAGGTGAAGATCATCCCACCGAAGCAGATTTGCAACAAGTTCTTGCGGATTTTGATTGA